A window of Mucilaginibacter paludis DSM 18603 contains these coding sequences:
- a CDS encoding TonB-dependent receptor has product MKKLYLIIVALLITVFIYNAGYAQNTGKITGKITDQKSGESLIGATVLVQLNSKGASANVDGEYILTLPAGTYTLMVKYVGYQNKLISDVKVAAGKVTNLNVVLAESKSQTLNEVTIRATFKQESVNSLYAAQKNNAAVTDGITAETIKRSPDKSASEVLRRVSGATIQDNKFVVVRGLSDRYNNAMLDGTSLPSTEPNRKAFSFDIVPANLIDNIIINKTATPNLPGDFAGGAVQIVTKDIPDENFISINAGLGYNTNTTFKDFQSGYRNLSDYFGFDNGSRKLPSNFPSTATLTSTNGLSNQQSIAPLKSLNSNFNVYHLTAAPNQNYQLSAGLVKDIGKNGNRFGAIFALTYRNSLQTIQNGTIDYNVYQYNDTKYKFSTSVGALANFAYSYGKNRITFKNIYNRTFDDLYLYRTGYNESTSFPDNHFTAFDLVEKGLYKGTLQGDHGLAGNSKLTWVGSFSNFTNNQPDQRKTNYALKGNVYSADNGSVGKQNARYFADLNENIISGQADYSLPVNFFKQKATFKLGAASQYRDRSFTPRFIGPYINSSDPEALATSDLPLNQIFSKSVIDKGYYKLTEITSLKDAYTANTLTNAGYAMLDNKFGDKTRLVWGLRVEKFDLHLNDRDATTTETRLNDLNFLPSANFTYNITPKSNFRLSYSRTVARPELRELSETGYFDFELLATVIGSKTLKSTQIQNFDIRYELYPSAGQIISISGFYKNFNNAIEQTIDDQVSTPIISYFNVQRANNLGVEFELRKTLDFISPSLKNTTFYTNLALISSKVIDDNKSKLPNGSRPMVGQAPYVINMGLLQTAFNNKLSANVLYNRVGKRIFAAGIQYPSVYENPRDVLDVQLAYKVFKNKGEFKLNASDLLNQNTLFYYKESVATYSLAQGSILNRYKTGSTFTLSYSYTF; this is encoded by the coding sequence GTGAAAAAACTATACTTAATTATTGTAGCTCTCCTAATTACTGTGTTTATATATAACGCAGGCTACGCTCAAAATACAGGTAAAATTACCGGGAAAATAACCGATCAAAAATCGGGAGAAAGCTTAATAGGCGCCACTGTTTTAGTACAGTTAAATAGCAAAGGTGCCTCGGCTAATGTTGATGGCGAATATATTTTAACATTACCAGCTGGCACCTACACCTTAATGGTTAAATATGTTGGATACCAAAACAAGCTGATATCAGATGTAAAAGTTGCTGCAGGCAAAGTAACTAATTTGAATGTTGTATTAGCCGAATCAAAATCGCAAACCTTAAATGAGGTAACCATCAGGGCAACCTTTAAACAGGAGTCTGTGAACTCATTATATGCTGCCCAAAAAAATAACGCAGCTGTAACCGATGGTATAACCGCTGAAACCATTAAGCGTTCACCGGATAAAAGTGCGTCTGAAGTGTTACGCAGGGTTAGCGGCGCCACCATTCAAGATAATAAGTTTGTTGTAGTGCGTGGTTTGAGCGACCGTTATAATAACGCGATGCTGGATGGCACATCACTGCCCAGCACCGAGCCCAATCGCAAAGCATTTTCATTTGATATCGTTCCGGCTAACCTGATCGATAATATTATTATCAATAAAACCGCTACACCAAACCTTCCCGGAGATTTTGCAGGCGGCGCGGTACAAATTGTTACCAAAGATATTCCCGATGAGAATTTCATTTCTATAAACGCTGGCCTGGGTTATAATACCAACACTACCTTTAAAGATTTTCAAAGCGGATACCGAAATCTTTCTGATTATTTTGGCTTTGATAATGGTTCCAGAAAGCTGCCTTCCAACTTTCCATCAACGGCTACTTTAACAAGCACTAACGGCTTAAGTAATCAACAGAGCATCGCACCTTTAAAATCACTTAATTCTAATTTTAATGTTTACCATTTAACTGCCGCTCCTAACCAAAATTACCAGTTATCAGCGGGCTTGGTTAAGGATATAGGTAAAAATGGAAACCGTTTCGGTGCCATTTTTGCGCTAACTTATCGTAATTCGCTGCAAACCATCCAGAATGGAACAATCGATTACAATGTTTATCAGTACAACGATACTAAATACAAGTTTTCTACCAGTGTAGGTGCTTTGGCCAATTTCGCTTATAGTTATGGCAAAAATCGTATAACCTTTAAAAATATATACAACCGTACTTTTGACGATTTGTATTTATACCGCACCGGGTACAATGAAAGTACTTCGTTTCCGGATAACCACTTCACTGCGTTCGACCTTGTTGAAAAAGGGTTATATAAAGGTACCCTGCAAGGTGATCATGGTTTAGCCGGAAATTCAAAACTGACCTGGGTAGGAAGTTTTAGTAATTTCACTAATAATCAGCCCGATCAACGCAAAACCAACTATGCATTAAAAGGTAATGTTTACTCGGCGGATAATGGTTCTGTAGGTAAGCAAAACGCGCGTTACTTTGCTGATCTGAATGAAAATATCATATCTGGCCAGGCAGACTACAGTTTACCGGTTAACTTTTTTAAACAAAAAGCCACTTTTAAATTAGGCGCAGCATCACAATATCGCGATAGATCGTTTACGCCGAGATTTATCGGCCCTTATATCAACAGCAGTGATCCTGAAGCTTTAGCTACCAGCGACCTGCCACTTAATCAAATATTCAGTAAAAGCGTAATAGACAAAGGCTACTATAAGCTAACTGAGATCACATCTTTAAAAGATGCTTATACGGCAAATACACTCACCAACGCAGGTTATGCCATGCTTGATAATAAGTTTGGCGATAAAACGAGATTGGTTTGGGGATTACGTGTGGAGAAATTTGACCTGCATTTGAATGATAGAGATGCTACCACAACCGAAACAAGACTTAACGACCTGAATTTTTTGCCATCAGCTAACTTTACTTATAATATTACCCCAAAATCTAATTTCAGGCTGTCATACTCACGCACGGTTGCAAGGCCTGAGCTGCGGGAGTTATCAGAAACCGGATATTTTGACTTTGAATTATTAGCTACTGTAATAGGCTCAAAAACTTTAAAAAGCACCCAGATCCAAAATTTTGATATCAGGTACGAACTTTACCCATCCGCAGGGCAGATCATATCTATATCTGGTTTTTATAAAAACTTTAACAACGCAATTGAGCAAACTATTGACGACCAGGTATCTACGCCAATTATCAGTTATTTTAACGTGCAACGGGCCAACAATCTGGGGGTGGAGTTTGAATTGCGCAAAACGCTCGATTTTATATCACCTTCACTAAAAAATACAACATTTTATACCAATCTGGCTTTAATTAGTTCAAAAGTTATCGACGATAATAAAAGCAAGCTTCCTAACGGCTCCCGCCCTATGGTTGGCCAGGCACCTTACGTGATCAATATGGGGCTATTGCAAACCGCTTTCAATAATAAATTAAGTGCCAATGTTTTATATAATCGTGTTGGTAAGCGAATTTTTGCGGCAGGCATCCAATACCCTTCCGTTTATGAAAACCCGCGAGATGTGCTCGATGTACAGTTAGCATATAAGGTATTCAAAAACAAAGGCGAGTTTAAGCTCAACGCCAGCGACCTGCTTAACCAAAATACTTTATTTTATTATAAAGAGAGCGTAGCTACCTATAGCCTGGCCCAGGGATCCATTCTTAACCGCTATAAAACCGGCTCAACATTTACCTTATCCTACTCCTATACCTTTTAA
- a CDS encoding SusC/RagA family TonB-linked outer membrane protein, with the protein MMYHLLKTIKIYRLPIIPVLCMAGHAFADGGQHAIIASNVGEPRLAIVTKIQEITVTGSVTDEAGILLPGVTIKVKGTAVAKTTDGNGKFKLTVTDPNSILVFSFIGYDVQEVPLRGLRLLKVQLKPSSKSLNEVVVVGYGTQRRASITGAISSVNAATLTALPVASIDGALQGRVAGLNVTSNGGPGSSPVVSIRGISSISFGSDPLYVVDGFPLAGGLNGFDSKDVDNVQVLKDASAAAIYGSRATNGVILISTKKGTRNGKISINFDASAGVQSPAKYYNLLNTNQYVQYATALDGTNLPPRLQPANFNAPIYAGAAQTYAQTNTDWQHEYFVRNALITTNSFSLSGGNDVSRFYSAIGYYKQNGIAQAQTFERLNYRINSDHIVSKYFTFGQNLYIAGSTQHYDATQGNRTPITNVVRMLPYIPLHDPTTAGGFQGPISSFDGSDPTNPVEAALIGNNQINSTNIFGTAYVDVNIVSWLRFRSTFGANYLSNYTSNYTPIYNDGGTLNASSASVAYQRQNYFTRLGTQQLTFDNTFGNHHITALAVYEQQTLHYINQLESGTQNTNQVQTLNGAGNIAANNTNEDNFLQSLVGRLTYDYQGKYLVNASIRRDGLSVWAPSHKSANFPAVSVGWNINKENFLKDNRYISEFKLRGGYGVTGINPSSVGNYPSVSLVQINQAYYPVGNASASGNANSSYTNGLTNPDLNWERTKQANIGLDLGILENKFTIVAEYYRRQTDNLILNVPTPTSFGFLGTGALINIGAMRNTGFEFQLGYHKTKGDFKYDVTGLISAVSNKIVSLNTPNASIPSGNDPDFGGGDAFTNTVAGQSVQYFYGWVTDGIFQNAAQVASSPKQVGAAPGDIKFKDISGPNGVPDGVIDNYDRTNLGSFLPNFTYSLNYSASYKNFDVAIFFQGVQGNKVLNAERIILEGMPRLFNAGTAVLNAWTPSNTSTDMPRAINSDPNRNGRLSSRWIEDGSYLRLKNVMLGYKLSPSVISNIQKVGVKSLRLYVSSQNLFTITGYKGLDPEIGSKNGTLTNGVDFGQYPTARSFQFGIQAGF; encoded by the coding sequence ATGATGTATCATTTACTTAAAACAATCAAAATTTACCGGCTGCCAATAATTCCGGTATTATGCATGGCAGGCCATGCATTTGCCGATGGCGGGCAGCATGCAATCATTGCCAGCAATGTTGGTGAGCCGCGGTTGGCAATTGTTACTAAAATTCAGGAGATAACTGTGACAGGTTCCGTTACCGACGAAGCCGGGATACTTTTACCTGGAGTAACTATTAAGGTAAAAGGAACCGCGGTTGCTAAAACCACTGACGGAAATGGCAAATTTAAATTAACTGTAACCGATCCAAACAGTATTCTGGTGTTCAGTTTTATCGGTTACGATGTACAGGAGGTTCCTCTTCGCGGTCTTAGGTTACTAAAAGTGCAACTTAAACCTTCTTCCAAAAGCTTAAACGAAGTAGTAGTTGTGGGTTACGGCACACAAAGGCGTGCAAGCATCACTGGTGCAATATCCTCTGTAAACGCTGCTACGTTAACTGCATTGCCGGTAGCCAGTATTGACGGCGCATTGCAGGGCCGCGTGGCAGGTTTAAATGTAACCAGCAACGGTGGCCCGGGTTCATCGCCGGTGGTGTCTATCAGGGGTATCAGTTCAATCAGTTTTGGCAGTGATCCTCTATATGTTGTTGATGGCTTTCCGTTGGCGGGAGGTTTAAATGGTTTCGATTCAAAAGACGTCGATAACGTACAGGTATTAAAAGACGCGAGTGCCGCGGCCATTTACGGATCGAGGGCAACAAACGGCGTGATACTGATCTCTACAAAAAAAGGGACAAGGAATGGGAAGATAAGTATCAATTTCGATGCCTCGGCAGGTGTTCAAAGCCCGGCAAAATACTATAACTTATTAAACACCAACCAGTACGTTCAATACGCCACCGCGCTTGATGGCACTAACCTGCCGCCACGTTTGCAGCCTGCTAATTTTAACGCGCCGATTTATGCCGGTGCGGCGCAAACCTACGCGCAAACTAATACCGACTGGCAACACGAATATTTTGTAAGAAACGCGTTAATAACAACCAATAGTTTTTCGTTAAGTGGCGGCAATGATGTTTCGAGATTTTATTCGGCCATAGGTTATTACAAACAGAATGGTATAGCCCAGGCGCAAACCTTCGAACGTTTAAACTACCGCATTAATTCAGACCATATAGTTAGTAAATATTTCACCTTCGGCCAGAATCTTTACATCGCCGGGTCAACGCAGCATTATGATGCCACTCAGGGCAACCGTACCCCAATTACAAATGTGGTGCGTATGTTGCCTTACATCCCTCTGCATGATCCAACCACGGCCGGAGGGTTCCAGGGGCCTATCAGTAGTTTTGATGGTTCAGATCCAACCAACCCGGTAGAGGCCGCTTTGATAGGTAATAACCAGATCAATTCAACCAATATATTCGGTACGGCTTATGTTGATGTTAACATAGTGTCCTGGCTTAGGTTCAGGTCGACTTTTGGCGCAAACTACCTCAGCAATTACACCAGTAATTATACACCTATTTACAATGATGGAGGTACATTAAATGCTTCATCGGCCTCTGTAGCTTACCAGCGTCAAAACTATTTCACCAGGCTGGGAACCCAACAGTTAACTTTTGACAACACCTTTGGTAATCATCATATTACAGCCCTGGCGGTTTATGAGCAACAAACATTACATTACATCAATCAACTTGAATCGGGCACTCAAAATACCAACCAGGTACAAACATTAAACGGCGCGGGTAACATTGCTGCCAATAATACCAATGAGGACAATTTTTTACAATCATTGGTTGGCCGGCTTACCTATGATTACCAGGGGAAATACCTCGTTAACGCCTCAATTCGCCGGGATGGTTTGTCGGTATGGGCACCTTCCCATAAATCTGCAAACTTTCCTGCTGTGTCAGTTGGGTGGAATATTAATAAAGAGAATTTTTTAAAGGATAACCGTTATATTTCTGAATTCAAGTTGAGAGGAGGGTATGGCGTTACCGGGATTAATCCGAGTTCGGTAGGTAATTATCCCTCTGTATCGCTGGTGCAAATTAACCAGGCCTATTATCCTGTCGGAAACGCAAGTGCATCAGGAAACGCGAACAGCTCGTACACCAATGGGTTAACCAATCCTGATTTGAACTGGGAAAGAACCAAACAGGCCAATATCGGCTTAGATTTAGGTATACTTGAAAATAAATTCACCATCGTTGCTGAGTATTACCGTAGGCAAACAGATAACCTGATTTTAAATGTGCCAACACCTACAAGTTTCGGCTTTTTAGGAACCGGGGCATTAATAAACATAGGCGCTATGCGCAATACGGGTTTTGAATTTCAATTAGGTTATCATAAAACCAAGGGCGACTTTAAATACGATGTAACGGGATTAATCAGTGCTGTTAGTAACAAAATAGTATCTTTAAATACGCCTAACGCCTCAATCCCCTCGGGCAACGACCCCGACTTTGGTGGTGGCGACGCCTTTACCAATACCGTTGCTGGTCAATCCGTCCAGTACTTTTACGGCTGGGTAACTGATGGTATTTTCCAAAACGCAGCTCAGGTGGCCAGTAGCCCCAAACAGGTGGGCGCAGCTCCGGGCGATATTAAATTTAAAGATATCAGCGGCCCCAATGGCGTACCGGATGGAGTTATTGACAACTATGACCGTACCAACCTGGGTAGTTTTCTGCCAAACTTCACCTATTCTTTAAACTATAGCGCGTCATACAAAAATTTTGATGTCGCAATCTTCTTCCAGGGGGTACAAGGAAACAAAGTTTTGAACGCGGAACGCATTATATTAGAAGGAATGCCGAGGTTATTTAACGCCGGTACAGCTGTATTAAACGCCTGGACACCATCTAACACCAGCACAGATATGCCGCGTGCCATCAATTCAGACCCTAACCGTAACGGCCGTTTGTCTTCACGTTGGATTGAAGACGGATCGTATTTACGTTTGAAAAACGTAATGCTTGGTTACAAATTATCTCCGTCTGTAATCAGTAATATCCA